One Bombus terrestris chromosome 15, iyBomTerr1.2, whole genome shotgun sequence genomic window, CTGCTATTGCAAACAGACAATAAGCGATATCATGAAACGTGAAAGTTTCTTGGCACACGAAATCGCGGAAACAAACGGTCGTTTTAATCGTTGTTTGATGAAACCTTCTCTTTGATAAATAATGCGTCCTTGATCCATTTGGGCTTGACAGGTTGTTAAATGTCGTTGAAAGTGGGTTTCATTGAATTTAGACGAAGCCAGAACGAACAACAGACGTCTCACATATATCTAAGTGTGCATAATTCTATCTTCAACGGGCATTGCGTGCAGGCATAAGCCAATAAATTACCAATACATTTTCCTTCCTCCTGTCCTCTGTCATTgtaacgtatatacatatatgcatataatatttAACCAGCTGGTGTATGGGTCCGATTTAATCTGTCTGTGTAGTCGTCGAAAAACAGCGAGACTCAAGAAGAAGAAAggtattttttattcttgataaGCGATGCAATTGTATTGTGTGTGCGTACGTGTGTGTGTACTTATGTAAAGTTGTACCGAACTTTTGAAGTACGTAAAAATGCATGTATTTGCGAAGGGAATATTATATGGCAAGAGAATTAGAACGCGCATGCAAATCGACTCTGAAAATCGTCAGTTTTTCGCCCAACGATATCGATGTCCGAACGCGATGCTCCAAAacatttcgaatttttatcttATAAGATCGCTAAAAACACGAGGCAACCTTATTTCAAATGAATCGAGTGTTATTCGACGTTATTTGTCGTTGAAACGCATGATATGTTTATGTGTATGTTGttcaataatatgtatttaaataaacatttacgTGTTTAACGTGAAAAAtcattgcatatatatatgttcatgtctgggaaaattaaaaatagaatattagtGCCTCATGAATATTCTATGAGTGTTAGATTAGGTAATATCTTTTTCTGGTCACTGTGCATTGTATATTTCAATAcattattatagatatatatatatatatatttatatgtgtgcatataatataatatacatacacatatatacacaatattaaatttatttattctctaGATATCCAgggtagaaaaatattttgttagagAACACGTATCGATGACTGACTATGTAATAATTTTCGACGGATGAATCAGATCCTACGTTACAAACGAAAAGACTACAATATGGTTGCGTTAATACACATCGACTTTTTATGTAACTCACATATCATCTCTCATTGACAGCTATTATTACAAACAActttaattgataattaacaTTCAACAGCAGTATATACAAAAACATATTACTTAATACTACTATAATCATATTATCATATTCGCGTATACGTGAAGATGtgcaacataaatataaataaataaataaataaatagataaataaatatatatatatatttgcatatttatttatacatatatatatatttttatatatatatttgcatatttatttatatatatatatatttatatatatatatatttgcatatttatttatatttatatttcattctcagacaattacaattaaattaacatACTTCAacttatacgtaattacgttgAGATATTTACTTCTCAAAAGacactaaaataataaaacagtgTCAATTGTCGTCACCAAAGTATTTACCAAATGtgctaatatattattttcacgtTTTGATGACAAGATCGGAAATCAGTGTACTAagtcaaataaaaaataacgattACCAAATTCGTGGCATACAATGATTTGATCTAAGTATATGTATGTCCTTCCCGTTGACTTAAGCGTTATAGATCGTTCACATTATTGTATCACAGTAATCTAAAAGTAGATAAGTCTAGCGTCTTCTGGATTTTGTTCTACTGGACAATATGGACATTTCAAtctggaaaataaaattcaatttttatttatattctattaatgtCTCTTGCCTTTTATTATGTTTTTCCTAAGtggtttcaatttttaatttaacattcGTCTTGGTATTAAAATACATACTTGTTTGCGTTAGTAAGTTTATTTAACGCATCTCTTGAAATAACGTGTCCACAGACTAATTTCATTGGCGGATTATTCTCTGTACTTTGTTGTCTCAGAATTGGACACGCGAAAACAGAATGATAACGACCATCTTTGCCGAGGTCTATTTCAATCTGCGGAGGAAAGTATCGGTTAAATAATGCAATAtttgttttacatttatttatccaGTTACTTACAGGTAATTCATCTTTTCCATTCCAAACGGTATTTACTTGCCTTTGTTGCATAACTTGCTTAATGTTTAAAAGCGTTGGTAACGCAGTACAACCCGCATTAATGCTAGAACATAACGTTGCCAGATTTTCCTATCACTTATGCATTTATTTTTACGCGTTTTACGATATTGGAAACTATGAAGAAACATACCACACAGAAAGAGGACTATCTACGCTTAAACCAAATAATGTGCAAGCCTCTCTCGTGAATACATCGTGAATATCTAGCCATAAAGTAGGATCCAATAAATGACTGTAAGGAGAGGACTGTATTCCATTTGgtaaatacaataatgtgcCCATTAATGCCTGCACCTCTTTTCCATGTCGTCCGACGTATTGCGTAAGATTTTGACGAGCATAATTTATTGCTTCAGTTTGTTTGCTAGGTCCTTGTTGAATCAGTCTTATAAAATGTAACCTATGAAGCTTAAACTCAAGAGACGAATTCTACAAATAATGTTTAATGTCAGATATATTTGCACCAATATAGTGTTATCTGAGCAGTGGCAATGAATGATGTTGTGCGTACTTGTGCTAGAAGTGCTTCTCTATGTCTTTTAGCCCACTCAAGCGCAGGATCCAGATTTCTTTGTTTTAAGCAAtccaatatataatttaattctgtGAATGGCTCCTTTGTACCTTCCTCTGTTTTAATTCCAGCTTCCTGTAACAACAGATCCATTGTGTACatagtaaaaaatttatatggTGTACACATGTGTATGTatggatatatttatatagactTACTGCTGCTAATTCTGCTGCAATATCCAACATGCCATGACGGTAAAAATGCTGACAAATAACTTGGTTTAAAAGATGTGATTTTTCTGGACCTGAGAAAACATCTTCTCTGCTTGTACTTGCAAAGTCTGCAGTGAAATTTCTATCGATTGCTTTTCCTACTTTTGAAACAGAACCGTGTAACTCTCTGTGTTCTGTGGTTAAACGATGTACAGTTTCACAAACTTTTTTCATTGCCTCTTTTAATATTTGCACTTGTCCTGGAGTTAATTCATGATTGTCTGGTGCTGGTGAACAAAAAATCCAATCCTTTTAAGTGAGATATCATATACGTTTAATGATAAATACGAGATTAAAGTGCATTCAAATACTTCATGAATTCaaactatgtagaaatattatccAAAAATGTAAGCGAACGAGAGATATCTTGAACAAAGGAAAGTTCTAAATAACCGTTGCGATAAAAGAGGTTAAAACTACATAGAAcaatataagaagaaaatacataatataaatatctttcaGGTTACATTTTTTGAGATCTACATATTCacatagaaaaattgaaatcttcTTGCCCTATTTTCACTTTCTACTACCAcaatttttagaaaatgttatttttttgtTCATAGATTGTCAACGAACGATGACATTGTAAGTAGCGGGAGAGCTTTCAGTTTACCTTGAGTAAATTCCCTTTTTAAAGATTCGATATGATTTATTAGATCTTGCAGTACTGTCTCTGCATGCTCGTTTACCACtccaaattttaataaaatcttgTCAACTTCACGTTCAACGACATTACACGCCTCCATTATTGTTTTTCTTAGTGATATCACGTCACTGCTTGTCACTTTTGCTCTAACACGAATCACATGTATGTAGATGTATATCTCGCGTGCACACATACGATTATATACAAGTAATATAGTTACATACCTTTCGTATTCACAAACGTGACATTATATACGTGCGCGCGCGCGATTTTTATCTATAGACACatgcaaatttattttcatgtagGATATCGATTCTCTTATTTATTAGTACAAAATTTGATGAGACAAGGGTcgtgttaaaaaaataaaatgaaacaatcACATATAATGAACAAGTATATGTAACGAATTTCATTCGAACatgaattgttttattattgttgcgctgttattattatcattattatctctgttacataatatacatagtCCTTTTCACAGTATGAGATTATACTAAAACAATGTTTTAtactaaatgaaaatatacaattgtcataaaatatatatatatatattaatttaatttatcagaATGTTTCCTTTAATACttgatttacatttttaaaactTTCGATATACACAAAAGCCTAATCTGTTTCACTTTCATTGCAGTAATTATGCAATTCACTAATTACACACAAACTTTTAGAAACAGTTTGATATACCCATGATAAATGCATTTTCCTCCTATGATTATTCTACTATTGATTAAATTGGACGTGGCTCtgtaacaaatatatttgaTGCAAGAAAAAATTATGGTTATTAGTCCTGTGTAATTTATagcaagtatatgtataatgatATTATTGTAATAAGAAAACATGTTTACCCATTCTCGTGCCATCATAAGAATCGTATTTTTAGGTAATTTTGGTCCGATTAAAGGATTCATTTGAGCCATATAGCAACATAACCAGCTGTAAgaacaaataataatttgcatggtatttaataaaaaaaattcagtTAAATGCTTCATTTTACATTTGTTAACTTACAATAACCAACATGTAAATGCTGTCAACATAAGCATAACCTGAAGGATCCTGCAAGGAAAGAAGACTCAGGTTATCATTAAACAATCTAGTACTTCACTTTTGCTTATaacaaaaacaatttttaaacatcTAGAATTTTTGCTCAGAATACTTATCAATTGTAATAAAACACGTACCCACGATTAGTACTTCTTGGAACAAAGATTGGTAAGACAATTCCTACTATAGCCCATAATGCCGTAAAAAGTAACAGTGGTATTATTGACGCTCCCATtttctttgtaataaataaattttttatgtcTTTTAAAATTGGGCTGAACCCACCGAACAACCAATTTACTGATGTAAATGAGAGTCACGTGAATATCTCGATTTGCTTTCAACAAATACACACACTAGTTTCAGAAACGAGAATagcgagatacgatatatcgcatcacttatTCGATACGATACACGCAGTTCGCGACTGATTGACAATCGAAAAGTTGATTAATATAATCGAAATTAAGATGGAGGAGAGGTTAATTCAAAAACATTcctttattaatgaaaattttacaaatcttaaaatttatgaaaaaattgaaatagaacatagatataagtaaaatcTCTATTTTTTATCTTCCCCTCTctcattctttttcatttcctcgCTCTGCAAGTATTGTTGTTGTGTTTAATAGAAACCACTTTAAGGTACTATATTTCAACAGCGAAcgtttatattttctaatcGATGTACTGAAACTCCAAATTCAATGAAGATCAATGTTCTCCTTCACCAACGTAAATCATAACGGCAACATTTAATCTCCAAATAGTCGTTCTTGTGTTATTTCTGTACTTTTATTCGGATGTTGAGTATCAtcataacttttcgatatatccACAATTGATGGCCCGTCGCCTCCGCCAATCGTAGAACATTGATCCATTTTACCAGTTGTAATATCAGATTGCGTTTCGATGCATTCAACCAACGATTCTGTTAAACGTCTAACAGACTTTTTATCTGATTTTTCAGCGATTGTATCATGTTGCGTTTTTTCTACGTGATGAAACTTCGACGAGGTTGTGCATAGATTTGTACAGGAAAATACAAATCTTTCTAAAATACCTGAAAGTTTTATTATGCCAATAATTAGtggttaattaaaattataacatGCAATAATTCAAAACTGAAGTATTTTTGTGCTCACTAACGTTACCTGTTAGATTCATAGTTTCCTCAGACAAACAGATATCATCATGAGAATTAATACTGTCCCTGCTAAACAGATGCTGTCTGATACTAGTCAAACCACGTGGTTTTAACCTAATGTCAATCAAGGATCGATCAACAACAGAGTCATTTTTGCGTGGTGTTTTATACATGACCGAACGTTCGGTGCGCATCTCGCGCCCTTTCTTGATATAAGGAATCAAACATGATAAATTCAATTGTGTTTTAGAAATACTATTCGCAGTCTGTATAGATAAGGGTGTTTTGCAACTGCTCACTAAAAAGATGTACCGAATAAAGAGTAACGAAGCATATAGTAGAATTAATGATACACAATATACTATTCTTACCTGTATAAGGAGTTCTTACATAGGCTAAAGGTTTTTGATGATGATGATCATTAGATAATCCATAAATTGTAGATGCCAATTTGTTACTCACGTCTAAGAAAGGAAAGATtcgtatatcgaaatattatgtgcaattaattggtaattaaaaatagaataaccTACCGTGAATAGTATCACCTTGACCCTTACTGCTTTTTCCATAACTTGTATTCATCAATGTTGTATTATTCATAATAGCAACTAAAGCGGGATGTAATCGTTTTACTacgtttaaaattaattcgCATCTTTTTATTACTCGCAATTGCTGTGGTTCCGTAGCGTTATCCACTAACAGACTTTTCGAGGCAGCATCAGCTTCGAATAttgctttaaaataaaaaaaaaatcgattaCGGGTTtacatataacaaaatataaattgacgattttataataaatgctTACCAGCTTTTAATTCTCTAATCATCATTATTGTTTGCCTTTCAATAATGTCGCTTCCAATATCGTTTATGGTGATACTTATTTGGCGGGAGAGCGACAAGGATCGAAGTACAATACTTTGTACTTGCGCTTGAGTAACAGGCTTCCTATTGTCGAGACAATTTGTCATTACGGAAATACGATCCTGAAGATCGTCTAATACTACctaaaaataatgataatggCGTGGAAATTTCGTATAGATGTATCTTTGATGTGCATAGAATAGATATCATCATAAAGTACCTGACAGTAAGCACCCGAATCTATAATTAGATTAATCGCATCGTGCAACTTATTGACTTCCAATTGCCACTGTCCAGTTAACAGTTTTACATTTTCTCGCATTTCTTTACTCTCTGGATGCAAATAAAAAGTACTAATGGCAGAAATCAACTCTGTTTCCAAAGATTCGAGACTTGCCAAACAGTTTCGTATTTGATTATTCCCTAGGTAATACAGCATGAAGAATGGTGAATAACTAACAAGACATAGATGcgaattttgtattaattaatagaGTTTGACTTACGATTTTTATCTTTGCAAGAGGCAATAGCAAACAATCCAATTTGCATGGATTTGTCTATAATTTGATCGAAATCCTCTATAGCATTGGATAAATCGTTCTTAGATCGCTTTTTAGCGCTTAATGAATTGCCACAGATTGTAACAAGTTTTCTCAGAGCGTGAAAGGGATCACTGAAAACTTCCATAACAAGATTCAATACCGACACATTAATTTTACGTTCTAATCGATAAAGCGCGTCGCTTAAACTGTTCATGAACAAATTATTCAATGCTGTATCAGATGATTCAGACGTTAATTGgaacttcaaattttcatattcaGATATAATCGACTGACAGGTTCCGGTTATTGCTTTAAAATTGCAAGGTTTGCAAACCTGTGCAATTGCCATTGCACACGAGAATACATCTTCTATTCGAAGCCATAAGTCTTTGCATTCCAATATTTGATCTTTTTGTGATTTATTTGGAATCTCTGACAAGATATCCAATACCAAATCCAtcctaaatataaaataaattgataaaagagATATAAAAAGTGCTGTTTCCTTAAaaacaattgaaattatttagttAGATTACCTATAAACAAAATGATTTTTTTGTTCAAATGCTTCATCCTCAGGTAATGAATCTGATGTATCcaatatttctattatcatCTTCAAGCAAAAGCAGAGTCTTTCACAGACATATTTCTTGCAATTCTATGCGAATAAAAGCATAAGAATCCTATTAGAGTAAGCTTGTGTGTGCTTTTAAAATGTAGAGatcataaaacattttattacatAGATTGGTGCATTTAGCCGGTGTTGTTCTTGTACTAATTGTACTAACAGTTTAAATGCTGCACACAACTGACACAAATATAGTTTGATCTTTTCAGCTAACAACTGACACACTaagctttttttatatatttgtaatggTCCAAGCAATTCCAGAATGGAAGTGCCTAATTCctgataatataatttaatataatataattaggaTAATTGTAGAAAACAATACAGAATGTCTACTGTCTGTATCTTTTATACCTTGATGTTTTGAAAATGTTCAATTTCATTGGCTTGACCCATTTCCTTGATGTAGTCTAGGAATTCTGTCAATCTTTGTTTCAGTGGCAAACATTCTAATTTTTCTAGTACTTCAAgagttaatttaaatttatctaaCACAGTGGACAAAATTTGAACTGCCATTTCTTTGTCTATGCTTTCAATCTAAAAGGAATTTTTTTATAATGGTTGACAATAAACTAATATGTATAATGTTCTTCGACATACAGACTCATCCATATATTTTAGCGAACAAAATTCTTCTACAATACTAATAATCTTTGATTCCATTTCTTCGTAATCACTAATTTCTCCTTTTACCAAGGTGTCAAATTTTTCTCCCAAACATTCCAAGTGTTCGAAGAGAGACGAGTTTTTTGACATAGACCCATTTGGAGTAACAGGGTTAGcatttattaattctttcaatttatttaccTAAGATATGGAACACATTAAAACTTTGTTACTCtttacaaaattgaataatacaGGAATGTTAGAAAACTGCTATATTTTTCTTACTTGTTCCTCCATGGGTATTAATATCCCTTTTATTTGCTTTGTCTTTATAGgcatttttaaactttttattttttaaacaatcaaCGATGATCGGCCTAATCTCGTAACTCTTGGTTGTTTGTAAACAACATGaaaatagtaaataattgatttttaatttactaCCACAACAAAACAAAAACATAATCCGTTGATGTTTTGAATCGTTACGGTCTTACCACATTTTATACTAAAAAATGGTATATAACCAATCGCTtaacattttctttaaaatttttttacgtACAGTGAGTGtttaaatggaataatttatctttaaataCGTGTGTTTTCATAGAAATTCCAGTGGACCAAGTTTTCTGGAattaaacaaacaatttatCTTTGTTTGTTTGTCTAATTCAAGTTGCCCATACTGATTCCTAGCGTATATGCAAGCATGCATTTGCACGTGTGTGAATTTGAACAAACATGTTGGAACACGGTAAGGCACAGTTCGATAATATCGACGGTGGAACAAGTCGTTTACCAGTTACTGAGTTACTCAGTATATGATACAACGATTAACTGACAATTGGATATGAAAAAAGTGTAATTTATTGTCGAAATAACTATGTAAGTAACATAAATATGTTATGAATTTTGTGTTAGCTCAGACTTTTAAACAAGTACCAATATAGTCTTCGAGAAAAAAGCGCTATACGTTCACAACAAATCAAGTTTCAAATCAAAATATTCGTTCGAAGTGGATTAATCTTTCTGGTATAGGCACTCTTGTAATcctttagaaaaattttaattatcaatgcatatttgtaattttgtgaTATTTTGGAATTATTACAAATCTGAATAAATCTAAgtgataatttaataattttatttagtaaGCTTTCAAATATCAGAAAGGGTTATGTAATATCATTCTCACTCGATCGGATAATTAATTATAGTTAATTCGTTTTCGTgttaaattgataaaattatattaatgcaTGTGTATAaaagatttttcttcttttgctttTAAGTACGTTTACGAATTTTATGCTCttcatatgtaaataatatataccaCACGTGCATGTGTCTTCAATAATGGCTTAATACTATTGCATAAACCTCGAATTTCTTATTCATctataagaaatattatttttattactgtgatattatatttttttcgcGTTATGTTAATGTTGTGATATTAATTTGTAGAATTACAAAagtttatttctaaataaattgattttttgtatacttttgtattttcttttctcctctttgaAAGGGAGAGAATtccctatatacatatatgttttcaCATGTGTATTGATATATGTACTCATTTGGTTCAATTTTGGattaaaagaaacaatttaaaaCTAAGAATTGTTGACATATGAATAAGTTTGCAATTTGCAAAGAAATTGTTTGAATGTTATAATTCTGTTTAGACAGTACAAATTATACTGGTCAACAAAATGGTGAAGTATTATGAAAGTAatacaattttccaatttaattGGGATCAAGTAGCACGTGGATTTTGGCAAAGATATCCAAATCCTAATAGGTAGGTATCACACTCCAAATGCATTTGTGAAATATGTAaaactatattattatttactgataaatatttagaagaaatagtactattcaaattattttttcagcACCCATGTACTTACGGAAGATACTGTATCAAGGAAGGTCAAAGATGGCATGTTATATACCACACGACTTCTGACAAAAACTAACAGAGTACCAAAATGGGGAGAGAGATTTATTAGTAAAAGTGTTGTAAAAATTGTCGAAGAGACCATAGTGGACCCCAAAACGAAAACTTTAACAACATATACGAGAAATTTAGGTTACACTAAAGTCATGGTAATTTGATATAGCAAGTTTGTGGGAGCTGTTGTATTGCGATTACTTGGAAATTAACTTTTATTATGCTTTCCTTGTTTTATAGGTTGTTGTGGAGAAAGTTGTTTATAAGGTGTGCGAAGAAAATCCTAATTGGACAGTTGCAAAAAGATCAGCTTGGATCGACAGCCAAGTATTTGGATTTGGTAGAGCTATTCAAGCATTTGGATTGGATAGATTTAAAAAGAATTGCACTCTGATGTATAATGGGTTTAATTATGTCCTGGCACATATGTTTCCACATACAGCACAGTATATGAATCCAACACTTTCCCAAATGGGTTTTGCTCATCTAGTAAGAACAACGTACATAATCCAAGCGTCAAAaggaaaaaatttatatttacatgtttctttctttttatttaaggTCGATGAAGGAGCAGGGGCAAGGACTAGTCTCGCGGAAGATTTTCAACATTCGTTACAGGGCAGAGCGGAAAAAGTAAAGGACGCTGCTAAAAAGGCAACAGATTTGGCAAAGAAAAAAGCTGGAACGATTTATGCTGCGTACCAATCTGAACAGTCGTAAATAAAGCGACATTATTGATGTGAACAACGATTTAAAGTATTTGGGGAACAGAAAATTAAAACAGTTTCGAAATGGAACCGAAAGATAATTCTTGCAAATCGACCATGCGAATAGCATGAAATCGTTGGTAATTGTTTAACATTGTCGATATTCATGTTTATAGTTGATTAAATAGGATTCGTTCGTCGATAAAGCAAGGAAggtgaaaagaaatttttgtttgaACCACTTTACTGTAATGGCTCTGTATAATATTTTCACGTTGTCATTCCTGTTAACTGCCAActcatatttaatttttaagattcATTTAAAATGTTTTTGTGATAGTCGGGACAACATTTCTAAAGATAACAATTACTGACGATGCTAAATTGCGCGAACGTGGCAATATCGCTATGCGTGTGTATCTCACTAAATTCGGAAAGCTGGCAAAACTGAGGTCGGAATATCTGTTTTCcgaaaaaatttctaaatttttcattccttcAAATAC contains:
- the LOC100649748 gene encoding E3 ubiquitin-protein ligase RMND5A; this translates as MEACNVVEREVDKILLKFGVVNEHAETVLQDLINHIESLKREFTQAPDNHELTPGQVQILKEAMKKVCETVHRLTTEHRELHGSVSKVGKAIDRNFTADFASTSREDVFSGPEKSHLLNQVICQHFYRHGMLDIAAELAAEAGIKTEEGTKEPFTELNYILDCLKQRNLDPALEWAKRHREALLAQNSSLEFKLHRLHFIRLIQQGPSKQTEAINYARQNLTQYVGRHGKEVQALMGTLLYLPNGIQSSPYSHLLDPTLWLDIHDVFTREACTLFGLSVDSPLSVCINAGCTALPTLLNIKQVMQQRQVNTVWNGKDELPIEIDLGKDGRYHSVFACPILRQQSTENNPPMKLVCGHVISRDALNKLTNANKLKCPYCPVEQNPEDARLIYF
- the LOC100649858 gene encoding V-type proton ATPase subunit e, giving the protein MGASIIPLLLFTALWAIVGIVLPIFVPRSTNRGILQVMLMLTAFTCWLFWLCCYMAQMNPLIGPKLPKNTILMMAREWSHVQFNQ
- the LOC100649973 gene encoding serendipity locus protein alpha isoform X2, whose product is MAVQILSTVLDKFKLTLEVLEKLECLPLKQRLTEFLDYIKEMGQANEIEHFQNIKELGTSILELLGPLQIYKKSLVCQLLAEKIKLYLCQLCAAFKLLVQLVQEQHRLNAPIYNCKKYVCERLCFCLKMIIEILDTSDSLPEDEAFEQKNHFVYRMDLVLDILSEIPNKSQKDQILECKDLWLRIEDVFSCAMAIAQVCKPCNFKAITGTCQSIISEYENLKFQLTSESSDTALNNLFMNSLSDALYRLERKINVSVLNLVMEVFSDPFHALRKLVTICGNSLSAKKRSKNDLSNAIEDFDQIIDKSMQIGLFAIASCKDKNRNNQIRNCLASLESLETELISAISTFYLHPESKEMRENVKLLTGQWQLEVNKLHDAINLIIDSGAYCQVVLDDLQDRISVMTNCLDNRKPVTQAQVQSIVLRSLSLSRQISITINDIGSDIIERQTIMMIRELKAAIFEADAASKSLLVDNATEPQQLRVIKRCELILNVVKRLHPALVAIMNNTTLMNTSYGKSSKGQGDTIHDVSNKLASTIYGLSNDHHHQKPLAYVRTPYTVSSCKTPLSIQTANSISKTQLNLSCLIPYIKKGREMRTERSVMYKTPRKNDSVVDRSLIDIRLKPRGLTSIRQHLFSRDSINSHDDICLSEETMNLTGILERFVFSCTNLCTTSSKFHHVEKTQHDTIAEKSDKKSVRRLTESLVECIETQSDITTGKMDQCSTIGGGDGPSIVDISKSYDDTQHPNKSTEITQERLFGD
- the LOC100649973 gene encoding uncharacterized protein LOC100649973 isoform X1, coding for MPIKTKQIKGILIPMEEQVNKLKELINANPVTPNGSMSKNSSLFEHLECLGEKFDTLVKGEISDYEEMESKIISIVEEFCSLKYMDESIESIDKEMAVQILSTVLDKFKLTLEVLEKLECLPLKQRLTEFLDYIKEMGQANEIEHFQNIKELGTSILELLGPLQIYKKSLVCQLLAEKIKLYLCQLCAAFKLLVQLVQEQHRLNAPIYNCKKYVCERLCFCLKMIIEILDTSDSLPEDEAFEQKNHFVYRMDLVLDILSEIPNKSQKDQILECKDLWLRIEDVFSCAMAIAQVCKPCNFKAITGTCQSIISEYENLKFQLTSESSDTALNNLFMNSLSDALYRLERKINVSVLNLVMEVFSDPFHALRKLVTICGNSLSAKKRSKNDLSNAIEDFDQIIDKSMQIGLFAIASCKDKNRNNQIRNCLASLESLETELISAISTFYLHPESKEMRENVKLLTGQWQLEVNKLHDAINLIIDSGAYCQVVLDDLQDRISVMTNCLDNRKPVTQAQVQSIVLRSLSLSRQISITINDIGSDIIERQTIMMIRELKAAIFEADAASKSLLVDNATEPQQLRVIKRCELILNVVKRLHPALVAIMNNTTLMNTSYGKSSKGQGDTIHDVSNKLASTIYGLSNDHHHQKPLAYVRTPYTVSSCKTPLSIQTANSISKTQLNLSCLIPYIKKGREMRTERSVMYKTPRKNDSVVDRSLIDIRLKPRGLTSIRQHLFSRDSINSHDDICLSEETMNLTGILERFVFSCTNLCTTSSKFHHVEKTQHDTIAEKSDKKSVRRLTESLVECIETQSDITTGKMDQCSTIGGGDGPSIVDISKSYDDTQHPNKSTEITQERLFGD
- the LOC100650096 gene encoding PRELI domain-containing protein 1, mitochondrial isoform X2, which produces MVKYYESNTIFQFNWDQVARGFWQRYPNPNSTHVLTEDTVSRKVKDGMLYTTRLLTKTNRVPKWGERFISKSVVKIVEETIVDPKTKTLTTYTRNLGYTKVMVVVEKVVYKVCEENPNWTVAKRSAWIDSQVFGFGRAIQAFGLDRFKKNCTLMYNGFNYVLAHMFPHTAQYMNPTLSQMGFAHLVDEGAGARTSLAEDFQHSLQGRAEKVKDAAKKATDLAKKKAGTIYAAYQSEQS
- the LOC100650096 gene encoding protein preli-like isoform X1, translating into MVKYYESNTIFQFNWDQVARGFWQRYPNPNSTHVLTEDTVSRKVKDGMLYTTRLLTKTNRVPKWGERFISKSVVKIVEETIVDPKTKTLTTYTRNLGYTKVMVVVEKVVYKVCEENPNWTVAKRSAWIDSQVFGFGRAIQAFGLDRFKKNCTLMYNGFNYVLAHMFPHTAQYMNPTLSQMGFAHLVRTTYIIQASKGKNLYLHVSFFLFKVDEGAGARTSLAEDFQHSLQGRAEKVKDAAKKATDLAKKKAGTIYAAYQSEQS